One Rhinolophus sinicus isolate RSC01 linkage group LG06, ASM3656204v1, whole genome shotgun sequence DNA window includes the following coding sequences:
- the CRYZ gene encoding quinone oxidoreductase isoform X1, giving the protein MATRQKLMRAIRVFEFGGPEVLKFQSDVAVPIPKDHQVLIKVHACGVNPVDTYIRSGTYSRKPLLPYTPGCDVAGVVEAVGDNVSAFKKGDRVFTTNTVSGGYAEYAVAADDTVYTLPEKLDFQQGAAIGVPYFTACRALLHSARVKAGESVLVHGASGGVGIAACQIARAYGLKVLGTAGTEEGQNIVLQNGAHEVFNHREVNYIDKIKKSVGEKGIDVIIEMLANVNLSNDLNLLSYGGRVIVVGNRGSIEINPRDTMAKETSIIGVALYSSTKEEFQQFAAVVQAGMEIGWLRPVIGSQYPLEKVAQAHKNIIHSSGATGKMILLIS; this is encoded by the exons ATGGCGACTAGACAGAAGTTGATGAGAGCTATTAGAGTTTTTGAATTTGGTGGACCAGAAGTGCTGAAATTCCAGTCGGATGTTGCAGTACCAATTCCAAAAGACCATCAG GTTCTAATCAAAGTCCATGCGTGTGGTGTAAACCCAGTGGACACGTACATTCGCTCTGGTACTTACAGTAGGAAACCACTCTTACCCTACACTCCTGGTTGTGACGTGGCTGGGGTAGTAGAAGCTGTTGGAGATAATGTATCTGCTTTTaag AAAGGTGACAGAGTTTTCACTACCAACACGGTCTCTGGGGGCTATGCAGAGTACGCTGTTGCAGCAGATGACACTGTTTACACACTGCCAGAAAAACTGGACTTTCAACAAGGAGCTGCCATCGGTGTCCCATATTTTACTGCTTGTCGAGCTCTGCTCCACAG tgcccGCGTGAAAGCTGGAGAAAGTGTTCTGGTTCATGGGGCTAGTGGAGGG gtagGCATAGCAGCGTGCCAAATTGCTAGAGCGTATGGTTTAAAGGTTTTGGGCACAGCTGGCACTGAGGAAGGACAAAATATTGTTTTGCAGAATGGAGCCCATGAAGTGTTTAATCACAGAGAAGTTAATTATATTgataaaattaag aaATCTGTTGGTGAAAAAGGAATTGATGTGATTATTGAAATGTTAGCTAATGTAAATCTTAGTAATGATCTGAATCTTCTGTCATATGGAGGACGAGTAATA GTTGTTGGCAACAGAGGTTCTATTGAAATAAACCCACGGGACACCATGGCAAAGGAAACTAGTATAATTGGAGTTGCTCTCTATTCCTCAACCAAG gaGGAATTTCAGCAATTTGCAGCAGTCGTTCAAGCTGGAATGGAAATTGGTTGGTTGAGACCTGTAATAGGTTCTCAGTATCCATTGGAGAAGGTGGCCCAGGCTCACAAAAATATCATTCATAGCAGTGGGGCTACTGGGAAAATGATTCTTCTCATATCATGA
- the CRYZ gene encoding quinone oxidoreductase isoform X2 yields MATRQKLMRAIRVFEFGGPEVLKFQSDVAVPIPKDHQVLIKVHACGVNPVDTYIRSGTYSRKPLLPYTPGCDVAGVVEAVGDNVSAFKKGDRVFTTNTVSGGYAEYAVAADDTVYTLPEKLDFQQGAAIGVPYFTACRALLHSARVKAGESVLVHGASGGKSVGEKGIDVIIEMLANVNLSNDLNLLSYGGRVIVVGNRGSIEINPRDTMAKETSIIGVALYSSTKEEFQQFAAVVQAGMEIGWLRPVIGSQYPLEKVAQAHKNIIHSSGATGKMILLIS; encoded by the exons ATGGCGACTAGACAGAAGTTGATGAGAGCTATTAGAGTTTTTGAATTTGGTGGACCAGAAGTGCTGAAATTCCAGTCGGATGTTGCAGTACCAATTCCAAAAGACCATCAG GTTCTAATCAAAGTCCATGCGTGTGGTGTAAACCCAGTGGACACGTACATTCGCTCTGGTACTTACAGTAGGAAACCACTCTTACCCTACACTCCTGGTTGTGACGTGGCTGGGGTAGTAGAAGCTGTTGGAGATAATGTATCTGCTTTTaag AAAGGTGACAGAGTTTTCACTACCAACACGGTCTCTGGGGGCTATGCAGAGTACGCTGTTGCAGCAGATGACACTGTTTACACACTGCCAGAAAAACTGGACTTTCAACAAGGAGCTGCCATCGGTGTCCCATATTTTACTGCTTGTCGAGCTCTGCTCCACAG tgcccGCGTGAAAGCTGGAGAAAGTGTTCTGGTTCATGGGGCTAGTGGAGGG aaATCTGTTGGTGAAAAAGGAATTGATGTGATTATTGAAATGTTAGCTAATGTAAATCTTAGTAATGATCTGAATCTTCTGTCATATGGAGGACGAGTAATA GTTGTTGGCAACAGAGGTTCTATTGAAATAAACCCACGGGACACCATGGCAAAGGAAACTAGTATAATTGGAGTTGCTCTCTATTCCTCAACCAAG gaGGAATTTCAGCAATTTGCAGCAGTCGTTCAAGCTGGAATGGAAATTGGTTGGTTGAGACCTGTAATAGGTTCTCAGTATCCATTGGAGAAGGTGGCCCAGGCTCACAAAAATATCATTCATAGCAGTGGGGCTACTGGGAAAATGATTCTTCTCATATCATGA
- the CRYZ gene encoding quinone oxidoreductase isoform X3 — translation MATRQKLMRAIRVFEFGGPEVLKFQSDVAVPIPKDHQVLIKVHACGVNPVDTYIRSGTYSRKPLLPYTPGCDVAGVVEAVGDNVSAFKKGDRVFTTNTVSGGYAEYAVAADDTVYTLPEKLDFQQGAAIGVPYFTACRALLHSARVKAGESVLVHGASGGVGIAACQIARAYGLKVLGTAGTEEGQNIVLQNGAHEVFNHREVNYIDKIKKSVGEKGIDVIIEMLANVNLSNDLNLLSYGGRVIVVGNRGSIEINPRDTMAKETSIIGVALYSSTKVD, via the exons ATGGCGACTAGACAGAAGTTGATGAGAGCTATTAGAGTTTTTGAATTTGGTGGACCAGAAGTGCTGAAATTCCAGTCGGATGTTGCAGTACCAATTCCAAAAGACCATCAG GTTCTAATCAAAGTCCATGCGTGTGGTGTAAACCCAGTGGACACGTACATTCGCTCTGGTACTTACAGTAGGAAACCACTCTTACCCTACACTCCTGGTTGTGACGTGGCTGGGGTAGTAGAAGCTGTTGGAGATAATGTATCTGCTTTTaag AAAGGTGACAGAGTTTTCACTACCAACACGGTCTCTGGGGGCTATGCAGAGTACGCTGTTGCAGCAGATGACACTGTTTACACACTGCCAGAAAAACTGGACTTTCAACAAGGAGCTGCCATCGGTGTCCCATATTTTACTGCTTGTCGAGCTCTGCTCCACAG tgcccGCGTGAAAGCTGGAGAAAGTGTTCTGGTTCATGGGGCTAGTGGAGGG gtagGCATAGCAGCGTGCCAAATTGCTAGAGCGTATGGTTTAAAGGTTTTGGGCACAGCTGGCACTGAGGAAGGACAAAATATTGTTTTGCAGAATGGAGCCCATGAAGTGTTTAATCACAGAGAAGTTAATTATATTgataaaattaag aaATCTGTTGGTGAAAAAGGAATTGATGTGATTATTGAAATGTTAGCTAATGTAAATCTTAGTAATGATCTGAATCTTCTGTCATATGGAGGACGAGTAATA GTTGTTGGCAACAGAGGTTCTATTGAAATAAACCCACGGGACACCATGGCAAAGGAAACTAGTATAATTGGAGTTGCTCTCTATTCCTCAACCAAG